The following are encoded in a window of Sphaerisporangium siamense genomic DNA:
- a CDS encoding electron transfer flavoprotein subunit beta/FixA family protein, giving the protein MKIVVCVKYVPDMASQPRFTPGHRVDRAGGQLSELDEYAVEQALRVVESVPGAHVTHLTAGPPAAAEALRKALAMGGDAAVHVSDEAIAGSDGPATALVLAAALRRLDPDLVVCAMASTDGGTSLVPAMLAEHLDMPQLTFAGEVSVAGGAVRIRRDAAGEIRHLEGTLPAVVSVTDRIGDPRYPSFKGIMAAKKKSLETWTLADLGVPADQVGAAARTVVEDITARPARTAGTIVPDEGEGGRSLAGFLSTRKFI; this is encoded by the coding sequence ATGAAGATCGTTGTCTGCGTCAAGTACGTCCCCGACATGGCCTCCCAGCCGCGCTTCACCCCCGGCCACCGGGTCGACCGCGCGGGCGGGCAGCTCTCCGAGCTGGACGAGTACGCCGTCGAGCAGGCGCTGCGCGTCGTGGAGTCCGTGCCCGGCGCGCACGTCACCCACCTGACCGCCGGGCCGCCCGCCGCCGCCGAGGCGCTGCGCAAGGCGCTCGCGATGGGCGGCGACGCGGCGGTGCACGTCAGCGACGAGGCGATCGCCGGGTCCGACGGGCCCGCCACCGCGCTCGTCCTCGCCGCCGCGCTGCGCCGCCTCGACCCCGACCTCGTGGTCTGCGCGATGGCCTCCACCGACGGCGGCACCTCGCTGGTCCCGGCCATGCTCGCCGAACACCTGGACATGCCGCAGCTCACCTTCGCCGGCGAGGTGAGCGTGGCCGGCGGCGCCGTGCGGATCCGGCGTGACGCCGCGGGAGAGATCCGGCACCTGGAGGGCACGCTGCCCGCCGTCGTGTCGGTGACCGACCGCATCGGCGACCCCCGGTACCCGTCCTTCAAGGGGATCATGGCGGCGAAGAAGAAGTCGCTGGAGACCTGGACCCTCGCCGACCTCGGCGTGCCCGCCGACCAGGTCGGCGCCGCGGCCAGGACCGTGGTCGAGGACATCACCGCGAGGCCCGCCCGCACCGCCGGGACCATCGTGCCGGACGAGGGCGAGGGAGGGCGCTCGCTCGCCGGCTTCCTGTCCACGCGCAAGTTCATCTGA
- a CDS encoding electron transfer flavoprotein subunit alpha/FixB family protein: MSEILVLIGHVAGQVGKPGLELLTLARELGDPVAVCAGTADEGVVETLGRYGARRVHVIESAELEEYPAAWVRALAELAAEASPAAVLVESTPDGKETAARLAVRLGGGVLTDAVDVRPGPDGPVVTQWAFAASFTVTSRVARGLPIIAVKPNAVVPAEAPVTPAVTRSALTLGDADRRTRIVSRAARESTGRPQLTEADVVVAGGRGMGGAEQFTLIERLADALGGAVGASRAAVDSGWYAHTHQVGQTGATVSPQLYLAVGISGAIQHRAGMQTSKTIVAVNKDPEAPIFELADYGVVGDLFEVVPQLLDEVARRRS; this comes from the coding sequence GTGTCAGAGATTCTCGTGCTCATCGGGCACGTCGCGGGACAGGTCGGCAAGCCGGGTCTGGAACTGCTCACGCTGGCCCGGGAGCTCGGCGACCCGGTCGCCGTGTGCGCGGGCACGGCGGACGAGGGCGTCGTCGAGACGCTCGGCCGGTACGGCGCCCGCCGGGTCCACGTCATCGAGTCCGCCGAGCTGGAGGAGTATCCGGCGGCCTGGGTGCGCGCCCTGGCCGAGCTCGCCGCGGAGGCGTCGCCGGCGGCCGTGCTCGTCGAGTCCACCCCGGACGGCAAGGAGACCGCGGCGCGCCTGGCCGTCCGGCTCGGCGGCGGCGTGCTGACCGACGCCGTGGACGTCCGGCCGGGGCCGGACGGCCCCGTCGTCACCCAGTGGGCCTTCGCGGCGTCCTTCACCGTGACGTCCCGGGTGGCGCGCGGGCTGCCGATCATCGCGGTCAAGCCGAACGCCGTCGTGCCCGCCGAGGCCCCGGTCACGCCGGCCGTCACCCGGAGCGCCCTGACGCTCGGCGACGCCGACCGCCGCACCCGGATCGTGTCGCGCGCCGCCCGGGAGAGCACCGGCAGGCCGCAGCTCACCGAGGCGGACGTCGTGGTCGCCGGCGGCCGCGGCATGGGAGGAGCCGAGCAGTTCACGCTGATCGAACGGCTCGCGGACGCGCTCGGCGGCGCGGTCGGCGCCTCGCGCGCCGCGGTGGACTCGGGCTGGTACGCCCACACCCACCAGGTCGGGCAGACGGGGGCCACGGTGTCGCCGCAGCTCTACCTCGCCGTCGGCATCTCGGGGGCGATCCAGCACCGCGCCGGCATGCAGACCAGCAAGACCATCGTCGCGGTGAACAAGGACCCCGAGGCGCCCATCTTCGAACTGGCCGACTACGGCGTGGTCGGCGATCTCTTCGAGGTGGTGCCACAACTCCTCGACGAGGTCGCCAGGCGGCGATCCTAG
- a CDS encoding MFS transporter: MGGFRELPREVKILTVVAFTVAVGFGIQSPAIPVFAGEFGVGSTAIGAVVSAFAFMRLATGLPGGRLVNRFGERRVLLTGMAMLAATSILAGLSWNYALLLIFRGACGVGSALYTVSAMNMLLRVTPASHRGRATGYFQGGYYLGTVTGPALGGGLLGVSPRLPFFVYGVAVAIAGVIAAVALARAALVAPAPPRAQSARQGVTLGQALRQRPYLAALSSNFALGWAVFGVRVSVLPLYLLVVIKASPTWIGAGLAVGAIVQAAALPLAGRMADLWGRRPSLLLGQGLILCCLAMVTAWQTLPSYLAAFALIGLGTAFCTTGGAATVGDVTQGRGGTVVAGYQMTADLGMTVGPLVAGALAASFSYEVAFMGTAAVVLVSWFMALTVPPRPTEQPA; the protein is encoded by the coding sequence GTGGGCGGCTTCCGCGAGCTGCCCCGCGAGGTCAAGATCCTGACCGTCGTCGCCTTCACGGTGGCGGTCGGGTTCGGCATCCAGTCCCCGGCGATCCCCGTGTTCGCCGGGGAGTTCGGGGTCGGCAGCACGGCCATCGGGGCGGTGGTCTCGGCGTTCGCGTTCATGCGCCTGGCCACCGGCCTGCCCGGCGGGCGGCTGGTCAACCGCTTCGGCGAACGCCGGGTGCTCCTCACCGGCATGGCCATGCTCGCCGCGACCAGCATCCTCGCCGGGCTCTCCTGGAACTACGCGCTCCTGCTGATCTTCCGGGGCGCGTGCGGCGTCGGCTCGGCGCTGTACACGGTGTCGGCCATGAACATGCTGCTGCGGGTCACCCCGGCCTCGCACCGGGGAAGGGCCACCGGCTACTTCCAGGGAGGCTACTACCTCGGCACGGTCACCGGCCCCGCCCTGGGCGGAGGGCTGCTCGGCGTCTCCCCGCGCCTGCCGTTCTTCGTGTACGGCGTGGCGGTGGCGATCGCGGGCGTCATCGCGGCCGTCGCGCTGGCGCGGGCCGCGCTGGTCGCGCCCGCCCCGCCGCGCGCGCAATCGGCCCGGCAGGGCGTCACGCTGGGGCAGGCGCTGCGGCAGCGGCCCTACCTCGCCGCGCTGAGCTCGAACTTCGCGCTCGGCTGGGCGGTGTTCGGGGTGCGGGTCTCGGTGCTGCCGCTGTACCTGCTGGTGGTGATCAAGGCGAGCCCGACCTGGATCGGCGCCGGGCTCGCCGTGGGAGCCATCGTGCAGGCGGCGGCGCTGCCCCTCGCCGGACGGATGGCCGACCTGTGGGGACGCCGGCCGTCCCTGCTGCTCGGCCAGGGGCTGATCCTGTGCTGCCTGGCCATGGTGACGGCGTGGCAGACGCTCCCGTCCTACCTCGCCGCGTTCGCGCTGATCGGGCTCGGCACCGCCTTCTGCACCACGGGCGGCGCGGCCACCGTGGGCGACGTCACCCAGGGGCGCGGCGGCACCGTCGTGGCCGGGTACCAGATGACCGCCGACCTCGGCATGACCGTCGGCCCCTTGGTGGCGGGCGCGCTGGCGGCCTCGTTCTCCTACGAGGTGGCGTTCATGGGCACCGCCGCCGTCGTGCTCGTCAGCTGGTTCATGGCCCTCACCGTCCCGCCACGCCCCACCGAACAACCGGCCTGA
- a CDS encoding isochorismatase family protein, whose protein sequence is MTTLPDRPNTALLVIDVQNGVVADAHNRDGVIANINTLVDKARAEAVPVVWVQHSDEGLPRDSDAWRYVPELVHGDSEPVVHKNYGDSFEDTELEAVLAERGVGRVVVTGAQSDACIRATIHGAMVRGYDVTLVGDAHTTEDLTKYGAPPPDQVIAHTNLYWKYQNAPGRQGGTVDTADVAFA, encoded by the coding sequence ATGACCACGTTGCCCGACCGGCCGAACACCGCCCTGCTCGTCATCGACGTCCAGAACGGCGTGGTGGCCGACGCCCACAACCGAGACGGTGTGATCGCGAACATCAACACCCTCGTCGACAAGGCCCGCGCCGAGGCCGTGCCCGTGGTCTGGGTCCAGCACTCCGACGAGGGCCTCCCGCGCGACAGCGACGCCTGGCGGTACGTGCCCGAGCTGGTCCACGGCGATTCCGAGCCCGTCGTCCACAAGAACTACGGCGACTCCTTCGAGGACACCGAGCTGGAGGCCGTGCTCGCCGAGCGCGGGGTGGGCCGGGTCGTCGTCACCGGCGCCCAGAGCGACGCGTGTATCCGCGCGACGATCCACGGGGCCATGGTCCGCGGGTACGACGTGACGCTCGTCGGCGACGCGCACACCACCGAAGACCTGACCAAGTACGGCGCGCCGCCCCCCGACCAGGTGATCGCGCACACCAACCTCTACTGGAAGTACCAGAACGCGCCCGGCCGCCAGGGCGGCACCGTCGACACCGCGGACGTCGCCTTCGCCTGA